The following are from one region of the Ischnura elegans chromosome X, ioIscEleg1.1, whole genome shotgun sequence genome:
- the LOC124170600 gene encoding uncharacterized protein LOC124170600, translating to MFRQIRLHEDDSDFQRVIWRKDPSEIISDYKLTKVTYGTAAAPFLAIRALRQLVHDEGHSFPLGAKAVARHSYVDDILCGAANVIDAMDVKRQLIELLVRGGFPLSKWASNEPSLCSDDENPSKIFSDSEVVATLGVRWSPVLDTFSARVAHPTGREAVVTKRTVLSEIARLFDPLGWMAPVLIVAEIILQDLCLSKVGWDEVLSLELIERWQSFRSSLSKLEQISIPRWVGTKEANVSFISLHGFCDASERAYAAAVYLRVAGEGEDGYVSLLAAKTKIAPLKLVSVPHLELCAAVLLTRFLVKIVEGLQFVSVPVFCWIDSAVSLAWIRGHPSRWKTFVAHRIAENQTSLPGAQMSYVNTKLNPADAATGGISPDELMDSSLWWSGPPWLAGWEEGWSCGKPESSGAEDSEMRMAVNHSATSLHNSGDVFQRFSSYLRLLNVMSLCLRWLHNFRDKNHKRSGFVSPEERAQAAG from the coding sequence ATGTTCCGCCAAATTCGATTGCATGAGGACGACTCAGACTTTCAACGTGTTATTTGGCGTAAGGATCCTTCCGAAATAATCTCAGATTATAAGCTGACTAAGGTGACTTACGGTACGGCTGCAGCCCCCTTCCTAGCTATCAGAGCACTCCGGCAATTGGTACATGACGAGGGTCATTCATTCCCTTTGGGAGCTAAAGCAGTGGCACGGCATTCTTACGTGGATGACATTCTTTGTGGTGCAGCTAATGTAATTGATGCTATGGACGTTAAGAGACAGTTAATTGAATTGCTAGTGAGGGGAGGATTTCCATTAAGTAAGTGGGCATCTAACGAACCCAGTCTTTGTTCGGATGATGAAAATCcgtcgaaaatattttctgactcAGAAGTGGTTGCTACCTTGGGAGTAAGATGGTCACCAGTGTTAGATACATTTAGTGCGAGGGTTGCTCATCCGACTGGCCGAGAGGCAGTAGTGACTAAGAGAACTGTGCTTTCCGAGATAGCCCGATTATTTGATCCATTAGGTTGGATGGCGCCTGTACTAATTGTGGCCGAAATTATATTGCAAGACTTGTGCCTGTCCAAGGTAGGATGGGATGAAGTCCTATCTTTGGAACTTATTGAACGTTGGCAGAGTTTTAGGTCTTCACTATCCAAGTTAGAGCAAATCAGTATCCCTAGATGGGTAGGTACTAAAGAGGCGAATGTGTCTTTCATTTCCCTCCATGGTTTCTGCGATGCCTCTGAGAGGGCATACGCAGCAGCAGTGTATTTGCGTGTtgctggggagggggaggatggcTATGTTAGCCTGTTGGCCGCTAAAACGAAAATCGCCCCGTTAAAGCTTGTTAGTGTGCCTCACCTTGAATTGTGTGCAGCTGTACTTTTAACTCGCTTCCTGGTGAAAATAGTGGAGGGCCTTCAGTTCGTGTCTGTGCCAGTATTCTGCTGGATAGATTCAGCAGTTTCTTTGGCCTGGATCCGTGGCCACCCCTCAAGGTGGAAGACCTTCGTGGCTCATCGTATCGCGGAAAACCAGACGTCGCTTCCGGGGGCCCAGATGAGCTACGTCAACACCAAGCTCAACCCAGCTGATGCCGCAACCGGTGGGATCAGCCCTGACGAACTGATGGACTCCTCTCTCTGGTGGAGTGGACCACCATGGCTTGCCGGCTGGGAAGAGGGGTGGAGCTGTGGGAAACCCGAATCATCAGGTGCTGAGGATTCGGAGATGCGGATGGCCGTAAACCACTCTGCAACTTCCCTTCATAACTCAGGAGATGTATTCCAAAGATTTTCATCATACCTGCGCCTGCTAAACGTCATGTCTCTGTGCCTAAGGTGGTTACACAATTTCAGGGATAAAAACCACAAACGCTCTGGGTTTGTCTCCCCCGAGGAGCGTGCCcaagcggccggatga